In Lotus japonicus ecotype B-129 chromosome 5, LjGifu_v1.2, one genomic interval encodes:
- the LOC130720405 gene encoding uncharacterized protein LOC130720405, with protein sequence MDFQNRRFQVLLAVAAIVVLSITAEKCRQLVGEEGSSQSGKFTILNCFDMGSGTVACGVKEGVKLYFYNIRSAHVERARHRAIESALVDAVSQGMSPKDSATYVQKESKKAAKLASRQAKRIIGPIISSGWDFFEAIYYGGTVTEGFLRGTGTLFGAYGGGFLGEQKLGRFGYLVGSHLGSWVGGRIGLMVYDVFNGVNLLLQFVQTGEIEVHKASANENSEAPEGYFFGEIPVYDSSEGSNIYESSPSEESNIYESSPSEESNAYESTEHQSFETYGDSEL encoded by the exons ATGGATTTCCAAAATCGCAGGTTTCAGGTGCTTCTCGCCGTCGCTGCCATCGTAGTTCTCAGCATCACAG CTGAAAAATGCCGGCAGCTTGTTGGTGAGGAGGGGTCATCGCAGAGTGGAAAGTTCACGATCTTAAACTGTTTTGATATGGGCTCTGGAACTGTAGCATGTGGTGTAAAGGAAGGTGTGAAGCTTTACTTTTACAATATTAGATCTGCCCATGTTGAGAGAGCGCGGCATCGCGCAATTGAGTCTGCCCTTGTTGATGCTGTTAGTCAGGGGATGTCGCCAAAAGATTCTGCAACATATGTgcaaaaagaaagtaaaaagGCGGCGAAATTGGCTTCCCGTCAAGCTAAGCGGATTATAGGACCCATCATCTCTTCTGGATGGGACTTTTTTGAAGCTATTTACTATGGTGGTACTGTAACTGAAGGGTTTCTTAGGGGCACCGGGACTTTGTTTGGAGCATATGGTGGAGGATTCCTTGGGGAGCAAAAACTTGGTAGATTTGGCTACCTTGTTGGAAGTCACCTGGGCAGTTGGGTTGGTGGTAGAATAGGATTAATGGTTTATGATGTGTTTAATGGAGTCAATTTGCTGTTGCAATTTGTTCAGACAGGTGAAATTGAAGTTCATAAAGCGTCAGCTAATGAAAATTCTGAGGCACCTGAAGGTTATTTTTTTGGTGAAATTCCTGTATATGACAGCTCCGAAGGTTCCAATATTTATGAATCATCTCCCAGCGAAGAATCCAATATTTATGAATCATCTCCCAGCGAAGAATCCAATGCTTATGAATCTACCGAACATCAGAGCTTTGAAACATATGGAGATTCTGAACTGTGA